In a genomic window of Magnolia sinica isolate HGM2019 chromosome 16, MsV1, whole genome shotgun sequence:
- the LOC131229249 gene encoding glutamine synthetase nodule isozyme-like, translating to MSHLQMCKNCTKSMRDDGGINVIKKAIEKLGLRHKEHISAYGEGNERRLTGRHETTDILTFSWVKILAGAMFGSK from the exons ATGTCCCATCTGCAAATGTGCAAAAATTG CACCAAGTCGATGAGAGATGATGGAGGAATTAATGTGATCAAGAAAGCCATCGAGAAGCTAGGCTTGCGACACAAGGAACACATTTCTGCATATGGAGAGGGCAATGAAAGAAGATTGACGGGTCGTCATGAAACTACAGATATCCTCACATTTTCTTGG GTAAAGATATTGGCTGGAGCGATGTTTGGTTCAAAATAA